In the Magnolia sinica isolate HGM2019 chromosome 15, MsV1, whole genome shotgun sequence genome, one interval contains:
- the LOC131226775 gene encoding shaggy-related protein kinase NtK-1-like, with protein MASASVVPATGLRNTSGNAISMDRLPKEMNDMKTRDDKEMETAMVDGNGTETGHIIVTTIGGRNGQPKQKQQMMRVLACWNYLAGA; from the exons ATGGCATCAGCTAGTGTGGTGCCTGCGACTGGATTGAGAAACACAAGTGGAAATGCTATCAGCATGGATAGGTTGCCTAAAGAAATGAATGATATGAAGACAAGGGATGACAAG GAAATGGAAACTGCTATGGTCGATGGAAATGGCACAGAGACGGGTCATATAATCGTGACAACTATTGGGGGTAGAAATGGCCAACCAAAGCAG AAACAGCAGATGATGAGAGTATTAGCGTGTTGGAATTACCTAGCTGGTGCATGA